The genomic window GGTAGCGCTCGGTCAGTGCCCGCAGGCTCTCCGGCTCTCCCCCGATGAAGCCGTGCAGCCCCGGATCGTCCAGCACCCCGTGCAGCACCGCAGCGTGCTCGACGCCCAGCGGCAGCAGCTCCAACCGCTCGGTGGCGATCGGTTCGATGTCTCTCATCCGTCCCCCGGAACATGAAGAACGCGGGTGGTGGACCCGTGGTCCACCACCCGCGCCACCGCGCTGAAAGCAGCGCGCCACCAGCTCAGATCTCGCCCCGCAGCTTGGCGAGCGCCTCGGCCAGGATCGCCTCGCCGTCGGCGTCCGTGCGCCGCTCACGGACGTAGGCGAGGTGCGTCTTGTACGGCTCGTTGCGCGAGGGAGCCGGCGGGTTGTCCTCGTCCTGACCGGCCGGGAACCCGCAGCGCGGGCAGTCCCAGGTGTCCGGGATGACCGCCTCGGCGGCGAAGCTGGGGCGCGTCTCGTGCTTGTTGGCGCACCAGAAGGAGATCCGATTGCGCGGGGCGGACTCGCCGCGCTCCGCCTCACCCATCGGGCCGGCCCCGACCCTGCTGCCACGGATGGCGTTGCCACTTGCCACGGTCTGACTCCCTGCGTGCCCTTATCCGCCTGGTTAACCCAAGCGCTGCCGACCGGCCGCCCGCTGCGGACAGTGGCAAGTTGTCCTAGTGTACGGAGCGAATAAGGATCTGTCCGCACCGCCTTCAGAACTGAGGCCTGATCAGCTCTTGACCTTGATCAGCAGACCCAGTACGACGATGCAGGCGAACCAGCAGAGGCCCACGATGACGGTGATGCGGTCCAGGTTGCGCTCGGCCACCGCGGAACCGCCGCCGGCCGACATCGCGCCGCCACCGAACATGTCGGACAGACCGCCGCCCTTGCCCTTGTGCAGCAGCACCAGCAGGACCATGATCAGGCTGAAGATGATCAGGGCAATCGAGAACCCGAGAACCACGGCGGGACCAACTCTCTCGTTCTATTGGGTCATGGGCTAAGGGCCGGACCCCCCTCGGAGGCCCGGCCCAAAGACTACGTTGCTGCGGGGGCGTTAGCCTACCGCCTGCTCACGGTACCGCACGATCTTGACGAACTCGTCGGCGTCCAGCGAGGCCCCACCGACCAGGGCGCCGTCCACGTCCGGCTTGGCCATCAGGCCGGCCGCACTGGAGGACTTCACCGAACCGCCGTACAGGATACGGACCTTTCCGGCCAGCTCGGCGTCGTACAGCTCGGCCAGCCGGGCCCGGATCGCGGCGCAGACCTCCTGCGCGTCCTCGGGGGTGGCCACCTCGCCGGTGCCGATCGCCCAGACCGGCTCGTAGGCGACGACGATGCTCTCGGCGTGCGCGGCCGGGACGCCGTCCAGCGCGCCGTCCAGCTGGGCCAGCGTGTGCTCGACGTGGGTGCCGGCCTTGCGCACCTCCAGCGGCTCGCCCACGCACAGGATCGGGGTGATCCCGCTGCGGTAGGCGGCCTTGACCTTGGCGTTGACGATCTCCTCGGTCTCGCCGTGGTACTGGCGGCGCTCCGAGTGGCCGATCACCGCGAAGGTGCACTTCAGCTTCGCGAGCATCGGGCCCGAGACCTCGCCGGTGTAGGCACCGGAGTCGTGCGCCGAGATGTCCTGCGAGCCGTACTTGATCTTCAGCTTGTCGCCGTCGACCAGG from Kitasatospora sp. NBC_01250 includes these protein-coding regions:
- the secG gene encoding preprotein translocase subunit SecG, producing the protein MVLGFSIALIIFSLIMVLLVLLHKGKGGGLSDMFGGGAMSAGGGSAVAERNLDRITVIVGLCWFACIVVLGLLIKVKS
- a CDS encoding RNA polymerase-binding protein RbpA, coding for MASGNAIRGSRVGAGPMGEAERGESAPRNRISFWCANKHETRPSFAAEAVIPDTWDCPRCGFPAGQDEDNPPAPSRNEPYKTHLAYVRERRTDADGEAILAEALAKLRGEI
- the tpiA gene encoding triose-phosphate isomerase; protein product: MSERLPLMAGNWKMNLNHLEAIQHTQKLAFALADKDYDAVEVAVLTPFTDLRSVQTLVDGDKLKIKYGSQDISAHDSGAYTGEVSGPMLAKLKCTFAVIGHSERRQYHGETEEIVNAKVKAAYRSGITPILCVGEPLEVRKAGTHVEHTLAQLDGALDGVPAAHAESIVVAYEPVWAIGTGEVATPEDAQEVCAAIRARLAELYDAELAGKVRILYGGSVKSSSAAGLMAKPDVDGALVGGASLDADEFVKIVRYREQAVG